A part of Primulina eburnea isolate SZY01 chromosome 10, ASM2296580v1, whole genome shotgun sequence genomic DNA contains:
- the LOC140803306 gene encoding uncharacterized protein — MNEFLNCVEIIFATDEDMQSTIANDELLKYKSKSGNFGRKMAVAAYEKVDVYYDFDPVGWWSNYGGDTPNLQKMARRFLSLTSSSSGCERNWSQFEGIHTKKRNRLETSRSNDLVYVKFNANLLKKKSKREMGGDLLLSSQASEAQGWLVDDGDEDEVEPGSGLTWRMVAEASGADEVLHPRRSARNIPINEDLETSEEENEENVDFESDDERIMDVVDGAYVDDLED, encoded by the exons ATGAATGAGTTTTTGAATTGTGTTGAGATAATTTTTGCCACTGACGAGGACATGCAATCTACCATTGCTAATGATGAATTGCTGAAATATAAGAGTAAATCTGGAAACTTTGGAAGAAAAATGGCGGTCGCGGCATATGAGAAGGTGGACGTGTACTATGACTTTGACCCGG TTGGATGGTGGTCCAATTACGGTGGTGACACTCCAAACTTACAAAAAATGGCAAGGAGATTTCTCTCTTTGACAAGTAGTTCATCAGGGTGTGAAAGAAATTGGAGTCAATTTGAAGGG ataCATACTAAGAAGAGGAATAGGCTTGAGACATCAAGATCAAATGATCTTGTATATGTCAAATTCAATGCTAATCTTTTGAAGAAGAAGAGTAAAAGAGAAATGGGTGGAGATTTGCTTCTATCCTCTCAAGCTAGTGAAGCTCAAGGTTGGCTTGTCGATGATGGTGATGAAGATGAGGTCGAGCCGGGTTCAGGACTTACTTGGAGAATGGTAGCGGAGGCCTCGGGAGCGGATGAAGTGCTACATCCAAGGAGGAGTGCAAGGAACATCCCCATTAATGAAGATTTAGAAACATCGGAGGAGGAGAATGAAGAAAATGTTGATTTTGAGTCCGATGATGAGAGGATCATGGATGTAGTAGATGGTGCATATGTAGATGATTTAGAAGATTAG